From the Bradyrhizobium ontarionense genome, the window ATTTGTATCGGGTCAGGTACAGAGCACTACAGCTATAAGCCGCGCGCTCTGCCATCTTGTGCAGCGAAGCATCAACGAGTCCTCGAGGGGGCTATCCCATGACATTCGACGCCGCAGCCACGCCCGCGGAAACGCCGGCGACCAATGGGCATGGCGATACTCATTCGACGGCCAGCTACGCCGCGCTGACGCTGGGGAGCATCGGTGTCGTCTACGGCGATATCGGTACCAGCCCTCTCTACGCGCTGCGCGAGGCCGTGATGGCCGCCAGCAGCGGCGGCGAAGCCGCGCCCCACGCCGTGATGGGCGTGGTCTCGCTGATCCTGTGGGCCCTCGTGGTCGTAGTCACCCTCAAATACGTCGTGATCCTGCTGCGCGCCGACAACCACGGCGAGGGCGGCACGTTGGCCCTGATGGCGCTCGCCCAGCGTGGGGTCACGCGCGGCGCCAGTGTCATCGTTCTGCTCGGCATCATCAGCGGCGCGCTGTTCTATGGCGACGCGGTGATCACGCCGGCCCTGTCGGTGCTGTCGGCGATCGAAGGCATCAAGCTGGTGACGGCGGCGTTCGACCCCTACGTCGTGCCGCTCACGGTCGTGATTCTCGTGCTGCTGTTCGCGGTCCAGGTGCGCGGCACCGCCAAGGTGGCGGCGTTCTTCGGGCCGATCATGCTGATCTGGTTCCTGGTGATCGGGATCGCGGCGTTGCCGCCGATCCTGCACCATCCGGAGGTGCTGTGGGCGATCAACCCGCTGCATGCCGTGTCGTTCATGCTGCATCACGGCATCATCGGCTTCATCACGCTGGGCGCGGTCTTCCTGGCTGTGACCGGTGCCGAGGCGCTGTATGCCGACCTCGGCCATTTCGGCAAACGTCCCATCCAGACCGCCTGGCTGTTCATCGTGCTGCCGTCGCTCGCGCTCAACTATCTGGGGCAGGGGGCGCTGGTGATCGCCGATGCCAAGGCGATCGAGAATCCCTTCTTCCTGATGTTCCCTGACTGGGCGTTGATCCCGATGGTCGCGCTTGCCACGATGGCGACCGTCATCGCCAGCCAGGCTGTCATCACCGGCGCCTATTCGCTGACGCGACAGGCGATCCAGCTCGGTCTCCTGCCACGCTTCGAGATCCGCCACACCTCCGAGGCACATTCGGGCCAGATCTACATTCCGCGCATCAACAAGCTGCTGCTGATCTCGGTCATGCTGCTGGTGCTGATGTTCAAGTCGTCGAGCGCGCTGGCCTCGGCCTACGGCATCTCGGTCACCGGGACCATGGTCGTCACCGCCATGATGGGCTTCGTCGTGATCTGGAAGGTCTGGAGATGGTCGCCGTTGGCGGCGGCCGCCTTGATTGCACCGTTCCTGTTCCTGGACCTGACCTTCCTGGCGGCGAACCTCCTGAAGGTGTTCGAAGGCGGCTGGGTGCCTCTGGCGCTGGGTGGCTTCGTGATGACGCTGATGTACACGTGGCGGCGCGGCAGCCGGCTGCTGTTCGAGAAATCACGCAAGCTGGAATTTCCGCTGGCCGACCTCGTCACCATGCTGGAGAAGCGTCCGCCGCAGCGGGTGGCGGGAACGGCCGTGTTCCTGACCAGCGATCCCTTGAGCGCGCCGACCGCGCTGATGCACAGCCTCAAGCACTACAAGGTGCTGCACGAGAAGAACGTGATCCTGACCATCGAGACCGCGACGACGCCACGCATCGACCCGGCAGAGCGCGTGCGCCTCGAGCAGATCAGCCCGACCTTCTCCAAGGTCACCCTGCGTTTCGGCTTCATGGAATCGCCGAACGTGCCACGCGCGCTTGCGATCGCGCGCAAGCTCGGCTGGCAATTCGACATCATGTCGACGTCGTTCTTCCTGTCGCGCCGCGCGCTCAAGCCGGCGGCGCATTCCGGCATGCCGCGCTGGCAGGATCACCTGTTCATTTCGATGAGCCGCTCCGCCAACGACGCGACCGACTACTTCCAGATCCCGAGCGGGCGCGTGGTCGAGGTCGGCACCCAGGTCACGGTCTGACCGCACGCACGAGGGGCCCGGCGCGAGCAGAGGGCATGTGTCGCCGTAGCGCTTGATTTTCCGCGCGTCCGGGGTGAGTTTGGCGGCCGGAACGGGGGCCGCTGCGGTCCCTTCAAGGTTGGAGGATGGGCCGTGGCAGCAGTGCACGATTTGACGCCGCAGGACGTGGCCAAGGGGATCGCGGAAGGGCGCTATCTCCTCGTCGACGTGCGCGAGCCGAATGAAGTTTCTGCGGAAGCCTATCCCGATGGCATTGTCGTTCCGCTGTCGGCCTTCGATCCGAAACTGATTCCCGATCCGGCCGGCAAGGACGTCGTGTTCGCCTGTCGTTCCGGCAAGCGCTCGGTAACGGCTTCCATGGCCGCACAGGCGGCAGGCCTGCCCTACGACAAGCATCTCCAGGGCGGGATGCTCGGCTGGAAGGCGGCAGGCCTGCCGACCAAAACCGGCGGCTGACGGCTTCTCATGATCTCGCAGAACAAGGTCTTTGCCGACCTGCCCGTCACGATTTTCGAGGTGATGTCGCAGCTTGCGCGCGACAACAACGCCATCAATCTGGGGCAGGGCTTTCCCGACGATCCGGGACCCCTGGACATCCGCCGCGCTGCGGCGGACGCGGTCCTCAACGGCTACAATCAGTATCCCTCGATGATGGGCCTGCCCGAGCTGCGTCAGGCGATCGCCTCGCATTATCGGCACTGGCACAAGCTCGATCTCGATCCCATGACCGAGGTGATGGTCACCTCCGGCGGCACCGAGGCGCTGACATCGGCGATCCTGTCCGTCGTCGAGCCCGGCGACGAGGTGATCTGCTTCCAGCCGGTCTATGATTCCTACCTGCCGATCATCCGCCAGGCCGGCGGCATCCCGCGGCTGGTCCGTCTGGAGCCGCCCCATTGGCGGCTCTCGGAGGAGATGCTGCGCGCGGCGTTCTCGCCGAAGACGAAGGCCGTGCTGTTCAACAACCCGCTCAACCCGGCCGCCGTGGTCTATCCGCGCGAGGACCTCGAGCTCTTGGCGCGCTTCTGCCAGGAGTTCGACGCGGTCGCGATCTGCGACGAGGTCTGGGAGCACGTGGTGTTCGATGGCCGCGAGCACATCCCGCTGATCACCATCCCCGGCATGCGTGATCGGACCATCAAGGTCGGCTCGGCCGGCAAGATCTTCTCGCTCACGGGCTGGAAGATCGGCTTCGTCTGCGCCGCGCCGCAGCTGTTGCGCGTCGCCGCCAAGGTGCATCAGTTCCTGACCTTCACGACGGCGCCGAACCTGCAGGTGGCGGTGGCCTACGGGCTCGGCAAATCCGACGACTACTTCGTCAACATGCGTACCGAGCTCGCGCGCAGCCGCGACCGGCTCACGGCGGGCCTCGAAAGCCTTGGTTTTCCGGTGCTGAAGGCGCAGGGGACCTACTTCCTCACCGTCGACCTGTCGCCGCTCGGCCTCAACGAGACCGACGAGCAGTTCTGCCGGCGCATCGTCCACGACTACAAGGTTGCCGCGATCCCGGTTTCCGCCTTCTACGAGCAGGACCCCGTGACCTCGGTGGTGCGGTTCTGCTTTGCCAAGAACGACGCGACGCTGGACACGGCGCTGGAGCGTCTCGCCGACGCCATCCATCGACGGTAGGAGACGAGGTTCATGACGCGCGGCTATATTGGTTGGGCTCTGCGCTTCGCTGTCGTCGCGCTGACGCTCCCGCTCTCCGCCGTTCGCGCCGAGGAGCGCGTCGTCAACTTCTACAACTGGTCGAACTACGTGGCGCCCGGTGTCCTCGATGACTTCACCAAGGAGACCGGCATCAAGGTGGTCTACGACACGTTCGACGCCAACGAGACCTTGGAGACCCGGCTGCTCGCGGGCAAGTCGGGTTACGACGTCGTGGTGCCCACAGCCTATTTCCTGCAGCGCCAGATCAAGGCCAGGATCTTCCAGCCGCTCGACAAGGCGAAGCTGCCGAACCTCGCCAATGCATGGCCGGTGGTCACGCAGAGCCTGGCGACATACGATCCCGGCAATCAGTTCGCCGCCAACTACATGTGGGGCACCACCGGTATCGGCTATAACGTCAAGGCGGTCGAGAAGATCCTCGGGCCCGGTGCCAGGATCGACAGCTGGGACATGGTGTTCAAGCCGGAGAACCTTGCGAAGTTCAAGGATTGCGGCGTCCATATGCTGGATTCCGCCGACGACATCTTCCCGGCTGCGCTGAACTTCCTCGGCCTCGATCCGAACTCAACCAAGCAGGCGGACCTCGATAAGGCGGCCGATGTGGTCGGCAAGGTCGCACCGTCAGTACGCAAGTTTCATTCGTCGGAGTACTTGAGTGCGCTCGCCACCGGCGAGATCTGCCTCGTGGTCGGCTGGTCGGGCGACATCATGCAGGCGCGCAGCCGCGCGGAGGAGGCGAAGAATGGTGTCGAGATCGGCTACGCGATCCCGAAAGAGGGCGCGCAGATGTTCTTCGACAATCTCGCCATCCCCGCCGACGCCCAGCACGTGGCCGAGGCCTATGCGCTGATCGACTACCTCTACCGCCCCGAGGTCGCCGCCAAGAATTCCGACTTCCTGTCCTATGCCAACGGCAATCTGGCCAGCCAGAAGCTGATCGACCCGAAGATCCTCGGCGACAAGAACATCTATCCGGACGAAGCGACGCTGAAGAAGCTGTTCGTCATCACCGCCCGCGAGCCGGCGACGCAGCGCATCATCAACCGGCTGTGGACGAAGGTGAAGACGGGGCGGTAGCCGGCGCTGCCGTCATTACGAGCGAAGCGAAGCAATCCAGGGCCGAGAATAAGGTCTGGATTCCTTTATCGTTGCTCCTCGCAACGACGGCGAGGCTCGATCAGGTCATCCGATGCATTGCGCAGAGCTTGTTGCCGTCGAGGTCGCGCAAGTAGGCGAGGTACAGCTTGCCGGCCGAGCCTTCGCGGACACCGGGTGGATTTTCGCACGTCGTGCCGCCGGCATCGAGGCCTGCTGCATGCCAAGCGTCGGCCTGTTCGGCAGAGCTGCAGGTGAAGCCGATGGTGCCGCCGTTGGCGGGCGTGGCCGGTTGGCCGTTGATCGGCTTCGACACCGAGAAGATGCCGGTCGGGGTG encodes:
- a CDS encoding aminotransferase, translated to MISQNKVFADLPVTIFEVMSQLARDNNAINLGQGFPDDPGPLDIRRAAADAVLNGYNQYPSMMGLPELRQAIASHYRHWHKLDLDPMTEVMVTSGGTEALTSAILSVVEPGDEVICFQPVYDSYLPIIRQAGGIPRLVRLEPPHWRLSEEMLRAAFSPKTKAVLFNNPLNPAAVVYPREDLELLARFCQEFDAVAICDEVWEHVVFDGREHIPLITIPGMRDRTIKVGSAGKIFSLTGWKIGFVCAAPQLLRVAAKVHQFLTFTTAPNLQVAVAYGLGKSDDYFVNMRTELARSRDRLTAGLESLGFPVLKAQGTYFLTVDLSPLGLNETDEQFCRRIVHDYKVAAIPVSAFYEQDPVTSVVRFCFAKNDATLDTALERLADAIHRR
- a CDS encoding polyamine ABC transporter substrate-binding protein, which codes for MTRGYIGWALRFAVVALTLPLSAVRAEERVVNFYNWSNYVAPGVLDDFTKETGIKVVYDTFDANETLETRLLAGKSGYDVVVPTAYFLQRQIKARIFQPLDKAKLPNLANAWPVVTQSLATYDPGNQFAANYMWGTTGIGYNVKAVEKILGPGARIDSWDMVFKPENLAKFKDCGVHMLDSADDIFPAALNFLGLDPNSTKQADLDKAADVVGKVAPSVRKFHSSEYLSALATGEICLVVGWSGDIMQARSRAEEAKNGVEIGYAIPKEGAQMFFDNLAIPADAQHVAEAYALIDYLYRPEVAAKNSDFLSYANGNLASQKLIDPKILGDKNIYPDEATLKKLFVITAREPATQRIINRLWTKVKTGR
- a CDS encoding potassium transporter Kup, with amino-acid sequence MTFDAAATPAETPATNGHGDTHSTASYAALTLGSIGVVYGDIGTSPLYALREAVMAASSGGEAAPHAVMGVVSLILWALVVVVTLKYVVILLRADNHGEGGTLALMALAQRGVTRGASVIVLLGIISGALFYGDAVITPALSVLSAIEGIKLVTAAFDPYVVPLTVVILVLLFAVQVRGTAKVAAFFGPIMLIWFLVIGIAALPPILHHPEVLWAINPLHAVSFMLHHGIIGFITLGAVFLAVTGAEALYADLGHFGKRPIQTAWLFIVLPSLALNYLGQGALVIADAKAIENPFFLMFPDWALIPMVALATMATVIASQAVITGAYSLTRQAIQLGLLPRFEIRHTSEAHSGQIYIPRINKLLLISVMLLVLMFKSSSALASAYGISVTGTMVVTAMMGFVVIWKVWRWSPLAAAALIAPFLFLDLTFLAANLLKVFEGGWVPLALGGFVMTLMYTWRRGSRLLFEKSRKLEFPLADLVTMLEKRPPQRVAGTAVFLTSDPLSAPTALMHSLKHYKVLHEKNVILTIETATTPRIDPAERVRLEQISPTFSKVTLRFGFMESPNVPRALAIARKLGWQFDIMSTSFFLSRRALKPAAHSGMPRWQDHLFISMSRSANDATDYFQIPSGRVVEVGTQVTV
- a CDS encoding rhodanese-like domain-containing protein; this encodes MAAVHDLTPQDVAKGIAEGRYLLVDVREPNEVSAEAYPDGIVVPLSAFDPKLIPDPAGKDVVFACRSGKRSVTASMAAQAAGLPYDKHLQGGMLGWKAAGLPTKTGG
- a CDS encoding VOC family protein, which codes for MFSHIMVGTNDLDKAKAFYDKLLGTLGVRPARVDGHRIFYFTPTGIFSVSKPINGQPATPANGGTIGFTCSSAEQADAWHAAGLDAGGTTCENPPGVREGSAGKLYLAYLRDLDGNKLCAMHRMT